CATAATAACGTCATATTACTATCAACAACTAACCTATCAGCCATCTTTATCAGCAATTTATGTAATTCCTGTTGCTTACCAAGATTTTCTACATAGTTTAATAAACTATTACAGTGTACTGTTGGCACAATTAAACAGTGTCCATTCTCTAATGCCCCAATACTTGGTATGACGCAAAAATGATCATCTTTATATAGAAACGCATTTTTCAAGCCAAATTTATTGGATTGCTGAAATCTATTATATTGAGTTAAACCTAAAAGTTCATTACAAATACTACAAGTCATTTCTTTATAAATTTATCGAAGTTACTTTTAAAAAAATCAATATTGGAAAAATGTTCCCAAGGTAAAATTGATGAAGATTTTGCATAATTTCCAGTCATGACAATTTTTTGATCGAGTCCTGACACATGCCCTATCTTTAGGATATTAAATCTATCAATAAGTTGTTCACTTTCCTCGCAATCCATTAAAGTGAATAAAAGGCCAAAATCACCACCAATATTTAATATATAATTTACCCAATCAAGGTCTTCATCAAACCCTATCGGAAAAACATATTCTATTTTGTTAAGGTCAACATTAAACGTTAACTTATTTACTTCTGATAACAATTGCAAACTTGCAAAAACACCATCTGATGTATCAATACAACTTGAACAAAGATTTGAATAAGATAATCCTCTACCTAATTCAATATCAGCTTTGGGGGTAAAAATAGATGACGATTTCCCATTAGCATAATCAATGTATTTAGCAAACGCATTACCGACGGGT
The genomic region above belongs to Mucilaginibacter sp. KACC 22773 and contains:
- a CDS encoding thiamine-phosphate kinase yields the protein MKLSELGERQIIQSIIKEKFFKNLALDDCAIFGSQEEQFVISVDQAFNNPFVLKIGGSLKELGQLFVTQNASDIAAMGCDPIGFLFAVSLPKDLEVEKFEELLSGIKEELEYYHISLLGGDTKEAEKIYLSGTILGKSKGRILTRNGAQIGDIICLSKPVGNAFAKYIDYANGKSSSIFTPKADIELGRGLSYSNLCSSCIDTSDGVFASLQLLSEVNKLTFNVDLNKIEYVFPIGFDEDLDWVNYILNIGGDFGLLFTLMDCEESEQLIDRFNILKIGHVSGLDQKIVMTGNYAKSSSILPWEHFSNIDFFKSNFDKFIKK